In Cryptomeria japonica chromosome 10, Sugi_1.0, whole genome shotgun sequence, a genomic segment contains:
- the LOC131858835 gene encoding G-type lectin S-receptor-like serine/threonine-protein kinase LECRK2 — MPEPIHSINTRSRVGFILAKLYPMAYTTRALSAVFISMVVCVLAHSPVKHNISLGSTLTADSENFKWVSPNGEFAFGFYDVSPLYLVGIWFDNISNNTLAWTAKTDNIELRVESGSTLQLSVAGLQVLDSQRRLKWAASPAENENESVSAAAILNSGNFVLLNQSAAPIWQSFDEPTDTLLPGQRLSQNSIMYSKVSVTNFSSGRFGLTIDTYGNLVLYLVERLEIEGTYWKLNDTPTQLPTYYSGYYSVSNTLQFDHSGLLYLVNNSNMKAATAGNAGSGQFLRRLTLDTDGVLREYVWNENGTGPASWSYVWQAVDDPCKVKGLCGLNSVCQVTDLKKPNCLCPPGFDFTDTEDSSRGCMSNSSQDYSCSARSEMVEIRETTWAKDNDYSNLLDVSESECMQACSDDCMCVVVTYESSMCYKKRMPLIDGRQGYGISSKAFVKVTDLSIAPYSPPSDLLPRAHLPNATKEEMQWKGKGKGKGKVVLMVGISLVGCSSILASATSLLTWFFRTRSSLHNTSRVQNKAGKNRNLKAFRYKEIQAATGGFRQELGRGSFGKVYKGELPNGRAIAVKTLDKLVQEGQGEKEFRTEVSVICTSHHRNLVQLYGFCDEGAHKFLVYEYMSNGSLDGVLFVDSGFLSWELRVGIAIGTARGILYLHQECATQIIHCDIKPQNILLDEKYNPKISDFGLAKLMKAEHTRTFTAGARGTKGYMAPEWHRNVAVTVKVDVYSFGVMLLEIICCKKTVHLDEEENESLLCDWVYECFRHGRLVQLVEQQQLEGDTIEPRQLERMVLTALWCIQDNPVLRPSIKKVVQMLEGTVEIAVPPAP, encoded by the coding sequence ATGCCTGAACCCATTCATTCTATCAATACTCGTAGTCGTGTAGGCTTCATACTGGCCAAACTGTATCCCATGGCCTATACAACTAGAGCGCTTTCCGCAGTTTTTATTAGCATGGTCGTCTGCGTTTTGGCGCACTCTCCTGTCAAGCATAATATCAGTCTTGGGTCCACTCTTACAGCTGATTCCGAAAATTTCAAATGGGTTTCACCGAATGGGGAATTCGCCTTTGGATTCTACGATGTCTCTCCTCTTTACTTGGTAGGCATCTGGTTTGACAACATATCCAACAACACTCTTGCGTGGACAGCGAAGACGGACAACATAGAGCTTCGAGTCGAGTCGGGGTCTACCCTGCAGCTTTCGGTGGCGGGGCTTCAGGTGTTGGATTCCCAAAGAAGGCTAAAATGGGCTGCAAGCCCCGCTGAAAATGAAAACGAAAGCGTATCAGCGGCTGCAATCCTCAATAGTGGCAACTTTGTGTTGCTCAATCAGTCGGCAGCGCCCATTTGGCAGAGCTTCGACGAGCCCACTGACACCCTGCTGCCAGGTCAGAGGCTGAGCCAGAATTCTATCATGTATTCCAAAGTTTCAGTTACGAACTTCTCCTCAGGCCGATTCGGGCTCACCATTGACACGTACGGGAATCTGGTGCTTTATCTAGTGGAGCGGTTGGAGATTGAAGGCACTTACTGGAAATTAAATGATACACCAACCCAATTACCCACTTATTATTCTGGTTATTATTCTGTGTCCAATACGTTGCAGTTTGATCATAGTGGACTGTTGTATTTGGTAAATAACAGCAACATGAAAGCAGCAACTGCTGGTAATGCCGGATCGGGTCAGTTTCTTCGCAGACTGACGCTTGATACAGACGGAGTTTTAAGGGAGTATGTGTGGAATGAGAACGGCACTGGCCCAGCTTCTTGGTCATATGTATGGCAAGCTGTGGACGATCCGTGTAAAGTCAAGGGCCTGTGCGGGCTTAATAGCGTTTGTCAGGTGACTGATTTGAAAAAGCCCAATTGTTTATGCCCGCCAGGATTCGATTTCACGGATACAGAGGACTCCTCAAGGGGATGCATGTCGAATTCTTCCCAAGACTACAGCTGCAGTGCAAGGAGCGAGATGGTAGAGATTCGGGAGACCACCTGGGCCAAGGATAATGATTATTCAAATTTACTGGATGTTTCTGAAAGTGAATGCATGCAGGCATGCAGTGACGATTGCATGTGTGTCGTAGTTACTTACGAGAGTAGTATGTGCTACAAGAAGCGTATGCCTTTAATAGACGGCAGGCAGGGCTACGGCATTAGCAGTAAAGCTTTTGTCAAAGTCACCGACCTTTCTATTGCGCCCTACTCTCCCCCTTCCGATCTTCTTCCTCGCGCTCACCTTCCAAACGCAACCAAGGAAGAGATGCAGTGGAAGGGAAAGGGCAAGGGCAAGGGGAAAGTTGTTCTAATGGTTGGAATAAGCCTGGTGGGTTGTTCTTCAATCCTTGCTTCAGCAACGTCCCTGCTAACATGGTTCTTCCGTACTCGTAGCTCTCTTCATAACACCAGTAGGGTACAAAATAAAGCCGGGAAGAACCGGAACTTAAAAGCTTTTAGGTACAAAGAGATCCAGGCTGCTACAGGAGGTTTCAGACAGGAACTAGGAAGGGGTTCCTTTGGTAAAGTTTACAAAGGCGAATTGCCCAACGGAAGGGCGATTGCCGTGAAGACACTTGATAAGTTGGTGCAGGAAGGCCAAGGAGAAAAGGAGTTCAGAACAGAAGTAAGTGTTATCTGTACAAGCCATCACAGAAATCTTGTTCAATTGTATGGTTTCTGCGACGAGGGTGCGCACAAGTTTCTGGTGTATGAATACATGAGCAATGGATCTTTGGATGGTGTTTTGTTTGTTGATAGTGGGTTTCTTAGTTGGGAGTTACGCGTGGGAATCGCCATTGGGACAGCCAGAGGCATCCTGTACCTTCATCAAGAATGCGCAACGCAAATCATTCATTGTGATATAAAGCCGCAGAACATTCTGCTCGACGAAAAATACAATCCTAAGATTTCTGACTTTGGCTTAGCCAAATTGATGAAGGCAGAGCACACTCGAACTTTTACGGCCGGGGCTCGTGGTACAAAGGGTTATATGGCACCCGAATGGCACAGGAATGTCGCCGTTACCGTGAAGGTTGATGTTTACAGTTTTGGAGTGATGCTCCTTGAGATTATCTGTTGCAAGAAAACCGTCCatttagatgaagaagaaaatgaaagccTTCTGTGCGACTGGGTTTATGAGTGCTTCAGACACGGCAGACTTGTACAATTGGTAGAGCAGCAGCAGTTAGAGGGTGATACAATTGAGCCAAGGCAGCTGGAAAGAATGGTGTTGACGGCGCTGTGGTGCATTCAAGACAATCCTGTTCTGAGGCCGTCAATTAAAAAGGTTGTGCAGATGTTGGAAGGAACAGTTGAGATCGCAGTACCCCCAGCTCCTTAA
- the LOC131047626 gene encoding G-type lectin S-receptor-like serine/threonine-protein kinase LECRK3, which translates to MALNPLLPLISIRLLIFLVALAQPIQTKYIPIGSSLTANSKNSKWVSSNGDFAFGFYPVTPSVYLVGVWFDSISDKTLAWIVKTGNRGLTVEEGSTLQLSAVGLHLLDSTRTRLWASSYAESVNLSAAAFLDTGNFVLINSTESYVWQSFDFPTDTLLPGQVFKWKSTMYSKASATNYSSGRFELVLQEDGNLVLYPVERVGEQQGAYWSSNTYHYSDNPINLFFDESGDLYLKNDTRIENITDGNIEGGRYLRRVTLDSDGILRMYVWNAEGDTSWSSEWEAVTDPCSQVKGQCGRNGVCQVSSMNQPLCVCPPGFHFTDKDDHFRGCTTNSPAGQSCSERAVMLKLDNTDWTTDISYATDLSNDYMVLDNVTEIECKKACIDDCLCTVVTFEGLLCHKKRLPLIDGYQAPEVRTKTFVKVKGDAHSPPISNQAPLPRLPNEGTKKGKVEQRLVIGISLMGCSSALVAASILIIWLCWCGRGKLEDEDEEGLAAFAYKDIEFATGGFKEVLGRGAFGQVYKGTLPDGSAIAVKTLDKLLSECLAEKQFRTEMSVIGMSHHKNLVQIYGFCDQDSHKLLVYEYVTNGSLDSTLFVDNGFLSWRTRVQIATGTARGILYLHEECAAQVVHCDIKPQNILLDDNYNPKISDFGLAKLMKAEQTRTFTGARGTKGYVAPEWYKNMAITVKVDVYSFGVMLLEIICCRETIKLEAPENEIFLSEWVYECLKHNSLDKLVEKQRSEGIIVDSTQLERMVLVGLWCIQENPALRPSMKKVVQMLEGTVEIALPPSPESFISLL; encoded by the coding sequence ATGGCACTAAATCCATTGCTTCCCCTCATTTCAATTCGTCTGTTGATCTTCCTAGTGGCGTTGGCTCAGCCCATTCAGACAAAATATATTCCTATTGGCTCATCTCTTACCGCtaattccaaaaattctaaatggGTTTCATCTAATGGAGATTTTGCATTTGGATTTTATCCCGTTACTCCCTCTGTCTACCTAGTAGGCGTCTGGTTTGATAGCATATCTGATAAAACTCTAGCATGGATAGTCAAAACGGGCAACAGAGGGCTTACAGTTGAAGAGGGGTCTACTCTACAGCTCTCTGCCGTAGGGCTTCACCTTTTGGATTCCACCAGGACGCGGCTGTGGGCTTCAAGTTACGCTGAAAGCGTAAATCTATCTGCGGCTGCATTCCTAGACACTGGCAATTTTGTGTTGATTAATTCGACAGAGAGCTACGTCTGGCAGAGCTTTGATTTTCCTACAGACACACTCTTGCCGGGTCAAGTGTTCAAGTGGAAGTCTACCATGTATTCTAAAGCTTCTGCTACAAACTACTCATCGGGCCGGTTCGAATTGGTCTTACAAGAGGACGGTAATTTGGTCCTTTATCCAGTGGAGCGCGTTGGCGAGCAGCAGGGCGCTTACTGGTCTAGCAATACCTATCACTATTCTGATAATCCCATCAACTTGTTTTTTGATGAGAGTGGAGACTTGTATTTGAAAAACGACACTAGAATTGAAAACATCACTGATGGCAATATAGAAGGCGGGCGATATCTGCGCAGAGTAACGCTCGATAGTGACGGGATTCTGAGGATGTATGTTTGGAATGCAGAGGGAGATACTTCCTGGTCATCTGAATGGGAAGCTGTGACAGATCCATGCTCGCAGGTGAAGGGTCAGTGTGGTCGCAATGGCGTCTGTCAAGTAAGTAGCATGAACCAGCCTCTTTGCGTTTGCCCTCCGGGATTCCATTTCACTGACAAAGACGACCACTTCAGGGGATGCACAACTAACTCGCCCGCAGGGCAGAGCTGCTCTGAAAGAGCTGTGATGTTAAAGCTTGACAACACGGATTGGACGACAGACATCAGCTATGCAACAGACTTAAGTAACGACTACATGGTGCTGGATAATGTTACCGAGATCGAATGCAAGAAGGCTTGCATAGACGACTGTCTGTGCACGGTAGTCACCTTTGAAGGTCTATTGTGTCACAAGAAACGTCTGCCTCTAATTGATGGCTATCAAGCACCAGAAGTTAGAACTAAAACATTCGTGAAAGTAAAGGGAGATGCCCACTCTCCTCCCATTTCTAATCAAGCGCCTCTTCCTCGCCTGCCAAACGAGGGTACCAAGAAGGGCAAGGTAGAGCAGCGCCTGGTGATCGGGATAAGTCTCATGGGCTGCTCCTCAGCGCTTGTGGCAGCATCTATACTAATTATTTGGTTGTGTTGGTGTGGTCGTGGAAAActtgaagatgaggatgaggagggtTTGGCAGCGTTTGCTTATAAAGACATAGAATTCGCTACAGGAGGATTCAAAGAAGTGTTGGGAAGAGGCGCCTTTGGACAGGTGTATAAAGGCACACTTCCTGACGGCAGTGCAATAGCCGTGAAGACCCTTGACAAACTGCTTTCCGAATGCCTAGCGGAGAAGCAGTTTAGGACGGAGATGAGCGTAATAGGCATGAGCCATCACAAGAATCTTGTTCAGATTTATGGCTTTTGCGACCAAGACTCGCACAAGCTTCTGGTCTATGAATACGTCACAAATGGATCGCTCGATAGCACTTTATTTGTAGACAACGGCTTTCTCAGTTGGAGGACGCGTGTTCAAATCGCCACGGGAACAGCGCGGGGCATCCTCTATCTGCACGAAGAATGCGCAGCGCAGGTTGTACACTGCGATATAAAGCCTCAAAACATTTTGCTCGACGACAACTACAATCCCAAGATTTCAGATTTTGGCTTGGCAAAATTGATGAAGGCAGAGCAGACTCGAACATTTACAGGAGCTCGGGGCACAAAGGGCTACGTAGCGCCCGAATGGTACAAAAACATGGCAATCACTGTCAAAGTGGATGTTTACAGCTTTGGGGTGATGTTATTGGAAATCATTTGCTGCAGGGAAACCATCAAGTTAGAAGCCCCAGAAAACGAAATCTTTCTATCCGAGTGGGTCTACGAGTGCTTGAAACATAACTCACTTGACAAATTAGTGGAGAAGCAGCGATCAGAAGGCATCATAGTTGATTCCACTCAGCTGGAAAGAATGGTGTTGGTGGGTCTGTGGTGTATTCAAGAAAACCCAGCGTTAAGACCATCAATGAAGAAGGTTGTTCAGATGTTGGAAGGAACAGTGGAGATTGCGTTGCCCCCTTCTCCAGAATCTTTTATCAGTTTACTTTGA